CTCGCGGGCGGACAGCTCCACCAGCCGCCGCGACGGTGCGGCGGTCACCGGGCGACCGCCGCGGGCGTGCCGCCGGTCAGCTCGACCAGGCCCGCGAACGTGGTCGGGTAGACCGCGTGCGGGTGCCCGGCCGCGGCCCACACCACGTCGTACCGCGCCAACGCGGTGTCGACGAAGGTCCGCAGCGGCGCGGGGTGCCCGATCGGCGAGACGCCGCCGATCACCTGGCCGGTGTGCTCGCGCACGAACGCGGGCGCGGCGCGCTCCACCCGGTCGACGCCCGCGAGCCCGGCCAGCAGCTCCTGGTCCGCGCGGTGCGCGCCGGAGGTGAGCACGAGCAGGGGCGCGGCCACGCCGTCGCGGACCGCGGCGAACACGAGGCTGTTGGCGATCGCGCCCACCGGCACGCCCACCGCCGCGGCCGCCTCGGCGGCGGTGCGGACGGCGTCGGCCAGCACGCGGATGCCGTCCGCCGACTCGTGGTGGCCGGCCTCGCACAGGGCGGCGGCCACCTTGCGGATGCCGGGGTGGTCGAGTGCGCTCACCCGTTCATGAGACCACGCGCGCCCGGCTTGAGGAGTGCCGGGCTCGCAGGATAGGCTTGCGGGGCTCGAACGTCTGTTCGAGCTATGCCTTGGCGGTGGGGCGGGGGAAGCGCCCCACCGCCAAGTGCCGCCGTCTCCCCGCGGCGGTCGTCGCTGTCCCGACGCCGCGAGGAGGCCGCGAGAGTGACTTCGACCTTCCCCCTCCAGCCCC
This portion of the Saccharothrix syringae genome encodes:
- a CDS encoding YbaK/EbsC family protein, whose amino-acid sequence is MSALDHPGIRKVAAALCEAGHHESADGIRVLADAVRTAAEAAAAVGVPVGAIANSLVFAAVRDGVAAPLLVLTSGAHRADQELLAGLAGVDRVERAAPAFVREHTGQVIGGVSPIGHPAPLRTFVDTALARYDVVWAAAGHPHAVYPTTFAGLVELTGGTPAAVAR